The following proteins come from a genomic window of Sphaerisporangium rubeum:
- a CDS encoding phosphatidylglycerol lysyltransferase domain-containing protein: MAVTEQGRAAAAGSARPATGGGRIRALVPRVLSAAMAAAALYSAAIALVPPLRGLLLPVTFVIETAVFPVAPNLGYAVFLAILAGALARRKRAAHRVAAAVFTLLVLGDLAVVLSASLMPDLVEEFGLTGQVVASEVNLAVAAAALGVLVAAADEFFAPTRKASFRQALATLAGLLALSGAVGYGLVTLFPGTLRDEHHLAWAVERALGGAATFDARRSGLPPSWVDLVIGMLSAVAVLAAFAVLFRSQRAKAELPPDDEQRLRALLSTYGARDSLGYFATRRDRAAVFSPSGKAAVSYRVVAGVCLAGGDPIGDVEAWQPAIRAWLEQARRYGWAPAVIGPGETAALAYARAGLRVLELGDEAVIEVADFGLDGREMRGVRQAVNRVRRAGFTLRVRRHADVPAAEMREVVDRAAAWRDSRDERGFSMALCRLGDPADGDCVLVEAHDADGRPAALLSFVPWGDDGLSLDLMRRDRDTDNGLMEFMVAGLAAAAPGLGIKRISLNFAMFRSVFEHGARLGAGPVLRLWRWTLVFVSRWWQLESLYRANAKYRPSWVPRFLAFDDARDLPRVGLASVIAEGFLTAPRLPRFPRFERRAGHATGTGSLSR, translated from the coding sequence GTGGCAGTCACCGAACAGGGCCGCGCCGCGGCGGCCGGATCGGCACGTCCGGCCACCGGCGGCGGACGGATCAGAGCGCTGGTGCCGCGCGTGCTGTCGGCCGCCATGGCGGCGGCGGCGCTGTACTCGGCGGCCATCGCGCTGGTGCCGCCGCTGCGCGGCCTGCTGCTGCCGGTGACCTTCGTGATCGAGACGGCGGTCTTCCCGGTGGCGCCGAACCTCGGCTACGCGGTGTTCCTCGCGATCCTGGCCGGAGCGCTGGCCCGCCGCAAACGCGCCGCGCACCGGGTGGCGGCGGCCGTGTTCACCCTGCTCGTGCTCGGCGACCTCGCGGTGGTGCTGTCGGCGTCGCTGATGCCGGACCTCGTGGAGGAGTTCGGGCTGACCGGCCAGGTGGTCGCCTCCGAGGTGAACCTCGCGGTGGCCGCCGCCGCGCTCGGGGTGCTCGTGGCCGCCGCCGACGAGTTCTTCGCCCCCACCCGTAAGGCGTCCTTCCGCCAGGCCCTCGCCACTCTCGCCGGTCTGCTCGCGCTGTCGGGAGCCGTCGGGTACGGCCTGGTCACCCTCTTCCCCGGCACGCTGCGCGACGAGCACCACCTGGCCTGGGCCGTGGAACGCGCGCTCGGCGGCGCCGCGACGTTCGACGCGCGGCGGTCCGGGCTGCCGCCGTCCTGGGTGGACCTCGTCATCGGCATGCTCAGCGCCGTCGCGGTGCTCGCGGCGTTCGCCGTGCTGTTCCGCTCGCAGCGCGCCAAGGCCGAGCTGCCGCCGGACGACGAGCAACGCCTGCGCGCGCTGCTTTCCACGTACGGCGCGCGCGACTCCCTCGGCTACTTCGCCACCCGCCGCGACCGCGCCGCGGTCTTCTCGCCGAGCGGCAAGGCGGCTGTGTCGTACCGCGTCGTGGCCGGGGTGTGCCTCGCGGGAGGCGACCCCATCGGGGACGTCGAGGCGTGGCAGCCGGCGATCAGAGCATGGCTCGAACAGGCGCGCCGGTACGGCTGGGCCCCCGCGGTCATCGGGCCGGGGGAGACCGCCGCGCTCGCGTACGCGCGCGCGGGGCTGCGGGTGCTCGAACTCGGCGACGAGGCCGTCATCGAGGTCGCGGACTTCGGCCTGGACGGCAGGGAGATGCGCGGGGTGCGGCAGGCGGTGAACCGCGTGCGCCGCGCCGGGTTCACCCTGCGCGTCCGGCGGCACGCCGACGTGCCGGCCGCCGAGATGCGCGAGGTCGTGGACCGCGCCGCCGCGTGGCGCGACAGCCGCGACGAGCGCGGCTTCTCCATGGCCCTGTGCCGTCTCGGCGACCCCGCCGACGGCGACTGCGTGCTGGTGGAGGCGCACGACGCCGACGGCAGGCCCGCCGCGCTGCTGTCGTTCGTGCCGTGGGGAGACGACGGGCTGTCGCTCGACCTGATGCGGCGCGACAGGGACACCGACAACGGGCTGATGGAGTTCATGGTGGCGGGACTGGCCGCCGCGGCCCCCGGCCTCGGGATCAAGCGGATCTCGCTGAACTTCGCCATGTTCCGCTCGGTGTTCGAGCACGGCGCGCGGCTCGGCGCGGGACCGGTGCTGCGCCTGTGGCGCTGGACCCTGGTGTTCGTGTCGCGGTGGTGGCAGCTGGAGTCGCTGTACCGGGCCAACGCCAAGTACCGGCCGAGCTGGGTGCCGCGGTTC
- the pspAB gene encoding PspA-associated protein PspAB, which produces MGWLDALLGRGKPAKPNLDALFALPSAAVTLQAATGFTPSGTGSVCFRPAEGGAFATLEKDVTELLGDVDVERTRDAYGYTWLLLRRPADDVASLVTDLHGVNSSLEAAGFGPSLLCSLVTFTGPGGERLAVVYLYKRGTFYPFAPLAGERRDNALELQVRGAMSGELPIEEDLSRWFPVWGAPGL; this is translated from the coding sequence GTGGGCTGGCTGGACGCGCTGCTCGGCAGGGGCAAACCCGCCAAACCGAACCTCGACGCGCTGTTCGCGCTGCCGTCCGCGGCGGTGACCCTCCAGGCCGCCACCGGCTTCACCCCCTCCGGGACCGGCTCGGTGTGCTTCCGGCCCGCCGAAGGCGGCGCGTTCGCGACCCTGGAGAAGGACGTCACCGAGCTGCTCGGCGACGTGGACGTGGAGCGCACCCGCGACGCCTACGGCTACACCTGGCTGCTGCTGCGCCGTCCCGCCGACGACGTCGCCTCGCTCGTCACCGACCTGCACGGCGTCAACTCCTCGCTGGAGGCCGCCGGGTTCGGGCCGTCGCTGCTGTGCTCGCTCGTGACGTTCACCGGCCCGGGTGGCGAACGCCTCGCGGTCGTCTACCTCTACAAGCGCGGCACCTTCTACCCGTTCGCCCCGCTCGCGGGGGAGCGCAGGGACAACGCACTGGAGCTCCAGGTACGCGGCGCCATGTCCGGTGAGCTGCCGATCGAGGAGGACCTGTCGCGGTGGTTCCCGGTGTGGGGTGCGCCAGGCCTGTGA
- the htpX gene encoding zinc metalloprotease HtpX yields the protein MTQTRFAPDRGLTVRMVVTMFLLGLLYVAFVGALLALGVQAVVVLVLAGGLLLVQYFLSDKIALFAMHGREVSPQEAPELHGLIDRLCAMGNTPKPRVAIADSDVPNAFATGRDQKHAVVCVTTGLLRRLDPAELEGVVAHEMSHVAHRDVAVMTIASFLGIVAGLMTRFALYSGLGRDRGNNNGPPIGLIIMLVSIVVYAISFLLTRALSRYRELSADRAGALLTQRPSALASALVKVSGEIARIPTRDLREAQPFNAFFFAPALSGRGVGQGLATLFATHPPLERRLEQLNRISAQLGRGGV from the coding sequence ATGACGCAAACCCGGTTCGCCCCCGACCGGGGTCTGACCGTCCGCATGGTCGTGACCATGTTCCTGCTGGGGCTGCTGTACGTCGCGTTCGTGGGTGCCCTGCTCGCCCTCGGCGTGCAAGCGGTCGTGGTGCTCGTCCTCGCCGGTGGCCTCCTGCTGGTGCAGTACTTCCTGTCCGACAAGATCGCGTTGTTCGCGATGCACGGACGTGAGGTCTCCCCGCAGGAGGCCCCCGAGCTCCATGGCCTCATCGACCGCCTCTGCGCGATGGGGAACACCCCGAAGCCGCGGGTGGCGATCGCCGACAGCGACGTCCCCAACGCGTTCGCCACGGGACGCGACCAGAAACACGCCGTGGTCTGCGTGACCACCGGCCTGCTGCGGCGGCTCGACCCGGCCGAGCTCGAAGGCGTGGTGGCCCATGAGATGTCCCACGTCGCGCACCGCGACGTCGCGGTCATGACCATCGCCTCCTTCCTCGGCATCGTCGCGGGGCTGATGACGCGCTTCGCGCTGTACAGCGGCCTCGGCCGCGACCGCGGCAACAACAACGGCCCCCCGATCGGGCTGATCATCATGCTGGTCTCGATCGTCGTGTACGCGATCAGCTTCCTGCTCACCCGCGCGTTGTCGCGCTACCGCGAGCTGTCGGCCGACCGCGCCGGCGCGCTGCTCACGCAGCGGCCGTCCGCGCTGGCCAGCGCGCTGGTCAAGGTCAGCGGCGAGATCGCGCGCATCCCGACGCGCGACCTGCGCGAGGCACAGCCGTTCAACGCGTTCTTCTTCGCGCCGGCGCTGTCGGGCCGCGGCGTGGGCCAGGGCCTCGCCACCTTGTTCGCCACCCACCCGCCGCTGGAGCGGCGCCTGGAACAGCTCAACCGCATCTCCGCGCAGCTCGGCCGCGGCGGGGTGTGA
- the pspAA gene encoding PspA-associated protein PspAA, producing the protein MIIRIMGEGQVQIAEGDIDVLNLLDGELEAAIETDDEGQFRSKLHALLDKVRQIGKPLPDDALEPSELILPPADASIDEVRGMLGDSGLIPG; encoded by the coding sequence GTGATCATCCGCATCATGGGCGAGGGCCAGGTGCAGATCGCCGAGGGGGACATCGACGTCCTCAACCTGCTGGACGGCGAGCTGGAAGCGGCCATCGAGACCGACGACGAGGGCCAGTTCCGCTCCAAGCTGCACGCGCTGCTGGACAAGGTGCGTCAGATCGGCAAGCCCTTGCCGGACGACGCGCTGGAGCCGTCGGAGCTGATTTTGCCGCCGGCTGACGCTTCGATCGACGAAGTAAGGGGCATGCTGGGCGATTCCGGGCTCATTCCGGGTTAG
- a CDS encoding PspA/IM30 family protein, whose amino-acid sequence MSVMKRLSMIFRSKANNALDKMEDPRETLDYSYQRQLELLQKVRRGVADVATSRKRVELQINQIQQQSKKLEDQGRKALGVGREDLAREALSRRSALQSQIADLQVQHNNLQGEEEKLTLASQRLQAKVDSFRHRKETIKATYTAAEAQTRINEAFSGISEEMGDVGLAIQRAEDKTAQMQARAGAIDELLASGALDDFSGQRGDDIQAELDRMGGGSDVELELARMKAELGQGPAPRDAIESGQHAQQHAPQQQPQQQQYPQQQYPQQQAPQGGPTQQYPRQGEGL is encoded by the coding sequence ATGAGCGTGATGAAGAGACTTTCCATGATCTTCAGGTCCAAGGCCAACAACGCCTTGGACAAGATGGAGGATCCGCGCGAGACCCTGGACTATTCCTATCAGCGGCAGCTTGAGCTCCTGCAGAAGGTCCGCCGGGGTGTGGCCGACGTCGCCACGTCGCGAAAGCGCGTGGAACTGCAGATCAACCAGATCCAGCAGCAGTCCAAGAAGCTTGAGGACCAGGGACGCAAGGCCCTCGGCGTGGGCCGTGAGGACCTCGCGCGCGAGGCGCTGAGCCGCCGCTCGGCGCTGCAGAGCCAGATCGCCGACCTCCAGGTGCAGCACAACAACCTGCAGGGCGAGGAGGAGAAGCTCACCCTCGCCAGCCAGCGGCTCCAGGCCAAGGTCGACTCCTTCCGTCACCGCAAGGAGACGATCAAGGCGACCTACACCGCCGCCGAGGCGCAGACCCGCATCAACGAGGCGTTCTCCGGCATCTCCGAGGAGATGGGTGACGTCGGTCTCGCCATCCAGCGTGCCGAGGACAAGACGGCGCAGATGCAGGCCCGCGCGGGTGCCATTGACGAGTTGCTCGCCAGTGGCGCGCTCGACGACTTCAGCGGCCAGCGTGGCGACGACATCCAGGCCGAGCTGGACCGCATGGGTGGCGGCAGCGACGTCGAGCTGGAGCTCGCGCGCATGAAGGCCGAGCTCGGCCAGGGCCCCGCCCCGAGGGACGCCATCGAGTCCGGCCAGCACGCGCAGCAGCACGCGCCTCAGCAGCAGCCCCAGCAGCAGCAGTACCCCCAGCAGCAGTACCCGCAGCAGCAGGCGCCGCAGGGCGGCCCGACGCAGCAGTACCCGCGCCAAGGGGAGGGCTTGTGA
- a CDS encoding DUF3043 domain-containing protein: protein MFPRRNQAPADDASATSADSQAKTAGKGRPTPKRKDAEGRRRSPMTAPANRKEAYKQMRERQAAERVRAREGMMRGDDRYLPARDRGPARKLARDWVDSRRTISQYFLPFSLALLLVLWTIPMVLGQTGIILYSYAITFLWPLMIVLVVASSIMVSQRVRKEVARKLPDESVKGVGFYAAMRALQIRRLRFPPPTVRPGGEPVVPKR, encoded by the coding sequence GTGTTCCCACGTCGTAATCAGGCCCCCGCGGACGACGCCTCCGCCACGTCGGCCGACTCGCAGGCCAAGACCGCGGGCAAGGGCCGCCCCACCCCCAAGCGCAAGGACGCCGAGGGCCGCCGCCGGTCCCCGATGACCGCCCCGGCCAACCGCAAAGAGGCGTACAAGCAGATGCGCGAACGCCAGGCCGCCGAGCGCGTGCGAGCCCGCGAGGGCATGATGCGCGGCGACGACCGCTACCTGCCGGCGCGCGACCGCGGCCCGGCACGCAAGCTCGCGCGCGACTGGGTCGACTCGCGGCGCACGATCAGCCAGTACTTCCTGCCGTTCTCGCTGGCCCTGCTGCTCGTGCTGTGGACGATCCCCATGGTGCTCGGACAGACCGGCATCATCCTGTACTCCTACGCCATCACCTTCCTGTGGCCGCTGATGATCGTCCTGGTGGTCGCCAGCTCCATCATGGTGTCGCAGCGGGTGCGCAAGGAGGTCGCGCGGAAGCTGCCGGACGAGAGCGTCAAGGGTGTCGGCTTCTACGCCGCGATGCGCGCGCTGCAGATCCGGCGGCTGCGCTTCCCGCCTCCCACCGTGCGGCCCGGCGGAGAGCCCGTCGTCCCCAAGCGGTGA
- a CDS encoding aldo/keto reductase family protein yields the protein MEFRHLGRSGLKVSEISYGNWITHGSQVEEDAAKACVAAALDEGITTFDTADVYAGTRAEDVLGRALEGQRRDSLEIFTKVYWPTGPGVNNRGLSRKHITESIHGSLRRLRTDYVDLYQAHRFDYETPLEETLKTFDDLVRQGKVLYVGVSEWKASQIAEALRIADQMGFDRLVSNQPQYSMLWRVIEGEIVPLCEKEGVGQIVWSPIAQGVLTGKYLPGQAPPEGSRATDETGATMINRFLRDDVLSAVQDLKPVASDLGLSMAQLAVAWVLQNPNVSSAIIGASKPEQVRDNVKAAGVKLDADVMARIDETLGSLIERDPSRTESPNPRP from the coding sequence ATGGAATTCCGCCATCTCGGCCGCAGCGGTCTCAAAGTCAGCGAGATCAGCTACGGCAACTGGATCACCCACGGTTCCCAGGTCGAGGAGGACGCCGCCAAGGCGTGCGTCGCCGCCGCGCTCGACGAGGGGATCACGACGTTCGACACCGCCGACGTGTACGCCGGCACCCGGGCCGAGGATGTTCTCGGCCGGGCACTCGAGGGGCAGCGGCGCGACTCCCTTGAGATCTTCACCAAGGTCTACTGGCCGACCGGCCCCGGGGTGAACAACCGCGGCCTGTCGCGCAAGCACATCACCGAGTCGATCCACGGCTCGCTGCGGCGCCTGCGCACCGACTACGTGGACCTGTACCAGGCGCACCGGTTCGACTACGAGACGCCGCTCGAGGAGACGCTCAAGACGTTCGACGACCTGGTCCGGCAGGGCAAGGTCCTCTACGTCGGCGTCTCGGAGTGGAAGGCGTCGCAGATCGCCGAGGCGCTGCGCATCGCCGACCAGATGGGGTTCGACCGGCTGGTGTCCAACCAGCCGCAGTACTCCATGCTGTGGCGGGTCATCGAAGGCGAGATCGTGCCGCTGTGCGAGAAGGAAGGCGTCGGCCAGATCGTCTGGTCGCCGATCGCGCAGGGGGTGCTCACCGGCAAGTACCTGCCCGGCCAGGCGCCGCCTGAGGGCTCCCGGGCCACCGACGAGACCGGCGCCACCATGATCAACCGCTTCCTGCGCGACGACGTGCTGTCGGCCGTACAGGACCTCAAGCCCGTCGCCTCCGACCTCGGGCTCAGCATGGCGCAGCTCGCCGTGGCCTGGGTGCTGCAGAACCCCAACGTGTCGAGCGCCATCATCGGGGCCTCCAAGCCCGAGCAGGTGCGCGACAACGTCAAGGCGGCCGGCGTCAAACTCGACGCCGACGTGATGGCCAGAATCGACGAGACGCTCGGCTCCCTGATCGAGCGCGACCCTTCTCGGACGGAAAGTCCGAATCCCCGGCCGTAG
- a CDS encoding bifunctional adenosylcobinamide kinase/adenosylcobinamide-phosphate guanylyltransferase: MKVQLSGTAGPFGWPEPACGCASCSRLSPGHRVPTSIVLDDMVRLAPPAGLPLAPPASLPKGYRMTVTPDGHAVSGPDRGRVLHAVAPEDEGRGDPSPSWAEDAYDLVLIDLLDRPQRLGDLRRRGLVTARTQVIAVHLDHRLPSEAELTRRLAFWGAHAVDDGTILDTRHLPPPRPTPPRRTLILGGARSGKSAEAELRLITEPDVTYVATGPAGRRDPEWLARVRAHQRRRPPYWTTIETTELATLLRTATGPLLIDGIGTWLTAVFDGCGAWDDPAHDRPRGRRPVRFGTALDAVAARCDDLIAAWRQTRAQVVAVSDEVGLSVVPATAAGRVFRDALGRLNQRLTTESEETTFVLAGRPIPLLT; the protein is encoded by the coding sequence GTGAAGGTCCAGCTCTCCGGGACGGCCGGGCCGTTCGGGTGGCCCGAACCCGCGTGCGGGTGCGCCTCCTGCTCCCGGCTCTCCCCCGGTCACCGCGTCCCCACGTCCATCGTGCTCGACGACATGGTGCGGCTGGCACCCCCGGCGGGCCTGCCACTCGCGCCACCGGCCTCCCTGCCGAAGGGATACCGCATGACGGTCACCCCCGACGGGCACGCCGTCAGCGGGCCCGACCGCGGCCGGGTCCTGCACGCCGTGGCGCCTGAGGACGAAGGCCGGGGCGACCCGTCGCCGAGCTGGGCCGAGGACGCCTACGACCTTGTGCTCATCGACCTGCTCGACCGGCCGCAGCGGCTCGGCGACCTGCGGCGGCGCGGCCTCGTGACCGCGCGGACCCAGGTCATCGCCGTCCACCTGGACCACCGGCTGCCGTCGGAGGCCGAACTGACCCGCCGCCTCGCGTTCTGGGGAGCGCACGCCGTGGACGACGGCACCATCCTCGACACCCGGCACCTCCCCCCGCCACGACCCACCCCGCCGCGCCGCACCCTCATCCTCGGCGGGGCCCGGTCCGGCAAATCCGCCGAAGCCGAACTGCGGCTCATCACCGAGCCCGACGTCACCTACGTCGCCACCGGCCCCGCGGGCCGCCGCGACCCCGAGTGGCTGGCCCGTGTCCGCGCGCACCAGCGCCGCCGTCCCCCGTACTGGACCACCATCGAGACCACCGAACTCGCCACCCTCCTGCGCACCGCCACCGGCCCCCTCCTCATCGACGGCATCGGCACCTGGCTCACCGCCGTCTTCGACGGCTGCGGCGCCTGGGACGACCCCGCGCACGACCGTCCCCGCGGCCGCAGACCCGTCCGCTTCGGCACCGCACTCGACGCCGTCGCCGCCCGCTGCGACGACCTGATCGCCGCCTGGCGCCAAACCCGGGCCCAGGTCGTGGCCGTCAGCGACGAAGTCGGCCTGAGCGTCGTCCCCGCCACCGCCGCCGGCCGCGTCTTCCGCGACGCCCTGGGCCGCCTCAACCAGCGCCTCACCACCGAATCCGAAGAAACCACCTTCGTCCTGGCCGGCCGCCCCATCCCCCTCCTGACCTGA
- a CDS encoding adenosylcobinamide-GDP ribazoletransferase, protein MTTSSSGERPVAEGLRLAVGTLTVWPVGTARVDQGTTSWAMTLAPLVGVALGVVAAGVMALAGLVVGGLLAAVLGVGVLAVLTRGLHLDGLADLADGLGSGRAAPEALEIMKRSDIGPFGVMALVFTLLVQVAAASEAGAVALVVACVTGRLAVTWACVAGVPAARPEGLGAMVAGSVRRSDAIIVTAAAGVVALLTGVATGVPLAYVLGPAAGLGAAWLLQTHAVRRLGGITGDVLGALVETATAAALLVSAMLI, encoded by the coding sequence GTGACGACCTCGTCTTCCGGGGAACGGCCGGTGGCCGAGGGGCTGCGGCTGGCGGTCGGGACGTTGACCGTCTGGCCTGTGGGGACGGCTCGGGTCGACCAGGGGACGACCTCTTGGGCCATGACGCTGGCACCTCTCGTGGGGGTGGCGCTGGGGGTCGTGGCGGCGGGGGTCATGGCGTTGGCGGGGCTGGTTGTGGGGGGGTTGCTCGCGGCGGTGCTCGGGGTGGGGGTGCTCGCGGTGCTCACGCGGGGGCTTCATCTGGACGGGCTGGCGGATCTGGCGGACGGGCTGGGGAGCGGCAGGGCCGCGCCGGAGGCGCTGGAGATCATGAAGCGGTCGGACATCGGGCCGTTCGGCGTGATGGCGCTGGTGTTCACGCTGCTGGTGCAGGTGGCGGCGGCGAGCGAGGCGGGGGCCGTGGCGCTGGTGGTGGCGTGTGTGACGGGACGGCTGGCGGTGACGTGGGCCTGTGTGGCGGGAGTGCCCGCGGCGCGGCCGGAAGGGCTCGGGGCCATGGTGGCGGGGTCGGTGCGGCGCAGCGACGCGATCATCGTGACGGCCGCGGCGGGGGTGGTGGCCTTGCTCACAGGAGTGGCGACCGGCGTTCCCCTGGCGTACGTGCTCGGGCCGGCCGCGGGACTGGGGGCCGCGTGGCTTCTCCAGACGCATGCCGTGCGGCGGCTCGGCGGCATCACCGGGGACGTGCTCGGCGCTCTGGTGGAGACCGCCACCGCGGCGGCCCTCCTCGTCAGCGCGATGCTGATCTGA
- a CDS encoding leucyl aminopeptidase gives MRTEQARLASAHVTTVRLNAPDPRSVESDALVIGIHSSPDGPRPAAGAEGIDDAIAGGLAATLGALGFGGAAGETAKFPSFGAVAATVIVAVGLGDEPGDGAYDLEVLRRAAGTAVRSLAGTGRAALALPAGTAGQVEAVALGGLLGAYVFTKYRTGKEKAPVGELAVLSDAGEAQEALDRAATLAESVCLVRDLVNTPPCDLPPARFAELAEELGDKAGLTVDVLDEAALRSGGFGGIVGVGQGSVNPPRLVRLGYEHPEATSRVAFVGKGITFDSGGLSLKPSASMAWMKSDMGGAGAVLGALLAVARLGLRVNAVGYLCLAENMPSGTAQRPSDVLTTYSGKTVEVLDTDAEGRLVLVDGIARAAEDDPDVIVDVATLTGAQIVALGWRTSGVMASDDELRADVVETAVAQGEAAWGMPLPEELRKGLDSPVADIANLNPERSGSMLAAGIFLREFVPDGVRWAHIDMAGPAFNKEAPHGYTPKGGTGVITRTLVALAERHQSAREA, from the coding sequence ATGCGTACGGAGCAAGCACGGCTAGCATCGGCTCACGTGACGACAGTGCGACTTAACGCGCCTGACCCGAGGTCGGTGGAGTCCGACGCCCTCGTGATCGGGATCCACAGTTCCCCAGACGGCCCGCGTCCCGCCGCCGGCGCCGAGGGCATCGATGACGCCATCGCGGGTGGGCTGGCGGCCACGCTCGGTGCGCTGGGCTTCGGCGGTGCGGCGGGTGAGACGGCCAAGTTCCCGTCGTTCGGGGCCGTGGCGGCGACGGTGATCGTCGCCGTGGGGCTGGGGGACGAGCCGGGGGACGGCGCATACGATCTCGAGGTGCTGCGGCGGGCCGCGGGTACGGCGGTGCGGTCGCTGGCGGGGACGGGGCGGGCGGCGCTGGCGCTGCCGGCCGGTACGGCGGGGCAGGTCGAGGCGGTGGCGCTCGGCGGGCTGCTCGGGGCGTACGTGTTCACCAAGTACCGCACGGGCAAGGAGAAGGCGCCGGTCGGTGAGCTGGCGGTGCTCAGTGACGCCGGCGAGGCGCAGGAGGCGCTCGACCGGGCGGCGACGCTGGCCGAGTCGGTGTGCCTGGTGCGCGATCTGGTCAACACGCCGCCGTGCGACCTGCCGCCGGCAAGGTTCGCCGAGCTGGCCGAGGAGCTCGGTGACAAGGCGGGGCTGACCGTCGATGTGCTCGACGAGGCGGCGCTGAGGAGCGGCGGTTTCGGGGGCATCGTCGGGGTCGGCCAGGGGTCGGTGAATCCGCCGCGGCTGGTGCGGCTCGGTTACGAGCACCCTGAGGCGACGTCGCGTGTGGCGTTCGTCGGCAAGGGGATCACGTTCGACTCCGGAGGACTGTCGCTGAAGCCGTCGGCGTCCATGGCGTGGATGAAGTCCGACATGGGTGGCGCGGGGGCCGTGCTCGGCGCGCTGCTCGCCGTCGCGCGGCTCGGGCTGCGGGTGAACGCGGTCGGCTATCTGTGCCTGGCGGAGAACATGCCGAGCGGCACGGCGCAGCGGCCCTCCGACGTGCTCACCACCTACAGCGGCAAGACCGTCGAGGTGCTCGACACCGACGCCGAGGGCCGGCTGGTGCTGGTGGACGGCATCGCGCGGGCCGCCGAGGACGATCCGGACGTCATCGTGGACGTGGCCACGCTCACCGGCGCGCAGATCGTCGCGCTCGGCTGGCGCACCAGTGGCGTCATGGCCTCCGACGACGAGCTGCGCGCCGACGTGGTGGAGACCGCCGTCGCGCAGGGTGAGGCGGCGTGGGGCATGCCGCTGCCTGAGGAGCTGCGCAAGGGCCTGGACTCTCCGGTCGCCGACATCGCGAACCTCAATCCCGAGCGGTCCGGCAGCATGCTCGCGGCGGGCATCTTCCTGCGTGAGTTCGTGCCGGACGGCGTGCGCTGGGCCCACATCGACATGGCAGGGCCGGCGTTCAACAAGGAGGCGCCGCACGGGTACACCCCGAAGGGCGGCACCGGAGTGATCACTCGCACGCTGGTCGCCCTCGCCGAGCGCCACCAGAGCGCGCGAGAGGCATGA